Proteins from a genomic interval of Dunckerocampus dactyliophorus isolate RoL2022-P2 chromosome 5, RoL_Ddac_1.1, whole genome shotgun sequence:
- the cav2 gene encoding caveolin-2 isoform X2: MGVEKEKSDTSIIMDEDEFNRSIEPILTRKGKVFAAAPDRDPNDINAHLKVGFDDVIAEPTSTRSFDKVWIGSHAVFEVVKFIFYRLLTALLAVPLAFILGLLFALLSLIHIWLVMPAIQSLLMLLPSVQVVWRSLTDMFVMPFFHSMGKTLSSVHVQTMDY; the protein is encoded by the exons ATGGGCGTGGAGAAGGAGAAATCGGACACAAGTATCATCATGGACGAGGACGAGTTCAACAGGTCTATAGAACCCATCCTGACCAGGAAGGGCAAAGTTTTCGCTGCCGCACCAGACAGAGATCCGAACGACATCAACGCGCACCTCAAG GTGGGCTTCGATGACGTCATCGCCGAGCCCACGTCCACGAGGAGCTTCGACAAAGTGTGGATCGGCAGCCACGCCGTCTTCGAGGTGGTCAAGTTCATCTTCTACCGGCTCCTCACCGCCCTGCTTGCCGTGCCTCTGGCCTTCATCCTCGGATTGCTCTTCGCCCTACTCAGCCTCATCCACATCTG GTTGGTGATGCCGGCCATCCAGAGCCTCCTGATGCTGCTGCCATCAGTGCAGGTGGTGTGGAGGAGCCTGACGGACATGTTTGTCATGCCCTTCTTCCACAGCATGGGCAAGACTTTGTCCTCCGTCCACGTCCAAACCATGGACTACTGA
- the cav2 gene encoding caveolin-2 isoform X1: MFMSTKVSCRCQSSLSHHLVVRSTLAASTRGGVLLLLHGAAHCTALHTRTSTRTTRNKTVTSTGTKMGVEKEKSDTSIIMDEDEFNRSIEPILTRKGKVFAAAPDRDPNDINAHLKVGFDDVIAEPTSTRSFDKVWIGSHAVFEVVKFIFYRLLTALLAVPLAFILGLLFALLSLIHIWLVMPAIQSLLMLLPSVQVVWRSLTDMFVMPFFHSMGKTLSSVHVQTMDY; the protein is encoded by the exons atgtttatgagTACAAAGGTGTCATGCAGGTGTCAGTCTTCACTCAGTCATCATCTTGTTGTCCGATCCACGCTGGCTGCTTCCACTCGGGGCGGGGTGCTTCTGCTGCTGCACGGAGCAGctcactgtactgcactgcACACCAGGACCAGCACCAGGACCACTAGGAATAAGACCGTCACCAGCACCGGGACCAAGATGGGCGTGGAGAAGGAGAAATCGGACACAAGTATCATCATGGACGAGGACGAGTTCAACAGGTCTATAGAACCCATCCTGACCAGGAAGGGCAAAGTTTTCGCTGCCGCACCAGACAGAGATCCGAACGACATCAACGCGCACCTCAAG GTGGGCTTCGATGACGTCATCGCCGAGCCCACGTCCACGAGGAGCTTCGACAAAGTGTGGATCGGCAGCCACGCCGTCTTCGAGGTGGTCAAGTTCATCTTCTACCGGCTCCTCACCGCCCTGCTTGCCGTGCCTCTGGCCTTCATCCTCGGATTGCTCTTCGCCCTACTCAGCCTCATCCACATCTG GTTGGTGATGCCGGCCATCCAGAGCCTCCTGATGCTGCTGCCATCAGTGCAGGTGGTGTGGAGGAGCCTGACGGACATGTTTGTCATGCCCTTCTTCCACAGCATGGGCAAGACTTTGTCCTCCGTCCACGTCCAAACCATGGACTACTGA